The following coding sequences are from one Trypanosoma brucei gambiense DAL972 chromosome 2, complete sequence window:
- a CDS encoding glycosylphosphatidylinositol-specific phospholipase C encodes MFGGVKWSPQSWMSDTRSSIEKKCIGQVYMVGAHNAGTHGIQMFSPFGLDAPEKLRSLPPYVAFLLRFLTVGVSSRWGRCQNLSIRQLLDHGVRYLDLRMNISPDQENKIYTTHFHISVPLQEVLKDVKDFLTTPASANEFVILDFLHFYGFNESHTMKRFVEELQALEEFYIPTTVSLTTPLCNLWQSTRRIFLVVRPYVEYPYARLRSVALKSIWVNQMELNDLLDRLEELMTRDLEDVSIGGVPSKMYVTQAIGTPRNNDFAVAACCGACPGSHPDLYSAAKHKNPHLLKWFYDLNVNGVMRGERVTIRRGNNTHGNILLLDFVQEGTCTVKGVDKPMNAVALCVHLNTNQTARS; translated from the coding sequence ATGTTTGGTGGTGTAAAGTGGTCACCGCAGTCATGGATGAGTGACACGCGGTCTTCCATTGAGAAGAAATGTATTGGTCAAGTATATATGGTAGGAGCACATAATGCAGGAACACACGGCATACAAATGTTTTCCCCGTTTGGATTAGATGCCCCTGAAAAGTTACGGAGCCTCCCTCCATATGTGGCCTTTCTTTTAAGATTTCTTACTGTTGGTGTGAGCAGCAGATGGGGACGTTGTCAAAATCTTTCTATTCGACAGCTTTTGGATCATGGGGTGCGTTATCTCGACTTACGCATGAACATAAGTCCGGAtcaggaaaataaaatttacACAACGCATTTCCATATTTCTGTTCCACTACAAGAGGTTCTGAAGGATGTCAAGGATTTCTTGACCACACCTGCAAGTGCCAACGAATTTGTCATCCTCGATTTCTTGCATTTCTACGGATTTAATGAGAGCCATACGATGAAGCGCTTTGTTGAGGAGCTGCAAGCACTTGAGGAGTTTTACATCCCCACAACCGTCTCTTTAACCACACCACTTTGTAACCTCTGGCAGTCAACCAGAcgtatttttcttgttgtgaGACCTTATGTAGAATACCCTTATGCACGACTCCGCAGTGTTGCGCTTAAATCCATTTGGGTTAATCAAATGGAGTTGAATGATCTTCTCGACCGGTTGGAGGAACTCATGACGCGTGATTTGGAAGATGTCAGTATTGGCGGGGTTCCATCTAAAATGTACGTCACGCAAGCTATCGGTACGCCGCGAAATAACGACTTTGCGGTGGCAGCGTGTTGTGGCGCGTGTCCCGGTTCACATCCCGATTTGTATTCCGCTGCAAAGCATAAAAATCCACATCTTTTGAAGTGGTTTTATGATTTAAATGTTAATGGTGTTATGCGAGGGGAGCGTGTGACTATAAGACGGGGAAACAATACACATGGAAATATACTTTTGCTTGATTTCGTGCAAGAAGGCACTTGTACTGTTAAGGGAGTTGACAAACCGATGAATGCCGTTGCATTATGCGTTCATTTAAACACCAACCAAACCGCAAGGTCATAA
- a CDS encoding 60S ribosomal protein L44, protein MVNYPKKKKMHCPDERCNAHKSFKVVQYKAGKARLYARGKRRYDRKQSGYGGQTKPIFHKKAKTTKKIVLKLQCSNCKSIIQNVLKRTKHFELNDKKKTGNKDPTW, encoded by the coding sequence atgGTTAACTAccccaaaaagaagaaaatgcatTGCCCTGATGAAAGGTGCAATGCTCACAAGAGTTTTAAGGTAGTTCAGTATAAAGCTGGTAAGGCACGTTTGTATGCCAGAGGTAAGCGCCGTTACGACCGCAAACAGTCCGGTTATGGTGGTCAGACGAAACCTATTTTCCACAAGAAGGcgaaaacgacaaaaaaaattgttttgaAGCTTCAGTGCTCCAACTGCAAGTCGATTATTCAAAATGTCTTGAAGCGCACGAAGCACTTTGAGCTGAATGACAAAAAGAAGACTGGCAACAAGGATCCTACATGGTAA
- a CDS encoding beta prime COP protein → MSSKMMSPPETLMVANSDRVKMVDMHPKEPLFLCSLYSGIINLWNFETQALLKSFDTGTGLPVRCVRFIPRLQSFACGTDDMQVRVFNYNTMERTRTFQAHDDYIRGIVAHETLPILLTCSDDMTIRQWDWSRDWALVETYEGHQHYVMGIAMNPKDPSTFATASLDCTVKVWSLNSPVSNFQLEGHEDGVNCVDYYPGGDKPYLLSGADDRTVRLWDYQTKACLQVFSHHTANVTAVLFHPSQPLLFTLAEDMEMKVITTDTHRLVLNLDHSRMNRGWSMTTKKHASALVVGYDGGTVVYKVGDDRPVFTMDSNGKILLVVGNDVRRVDAKGIPADVTDGDVLALPSKEMGTLESRPTAIVYGSSGQFVAALGESDFTILSSLSMRSKAFGKCMSFVWGPDNGSYAVMLSPREVRIYKNFKDRGAISLVDSAERLFAGPLLGVCTASSLAFYDWATLSFIRQIDESPKAVQWTENGEFVAIVTDSAFFTLRFNSDDVVDYFDAHDSTPEEGLDFAFEVVEEVMESAKEVLWVSNCVVFINQAHRLCYYVAGEINSIAVVSRDQYLLGYLPKENRVLCIDKDLNITSYLIPLGIIECMTAVARGDLVAVQALVPPLGAREKLLVARFLQSRKYLELALEVTSEDDHRFELALQLGRLTMAEEIAKQSGSVGHWKQLADVALTKGAFQLAKEALCKCGDSNGLLLLYSCVGDMEAISKLGDTCVANGRLNIAFTCFHLTRRYADNVDLLCRTGKLAEAAFYARTHCHGKVDEVVEKWKLGLVRLPRVSEAIANPTAYPNLFPNMRMNAPAAAVVEGSTIKFENDLAATKNGSAVLSASGVGVGVGGDDDEWGEQ, encoded by the coding sequence atgtCGTCAAAAATGATGTCACCGCCCGAAACATTAATGGTAGCAAATAGTGACCGTGTCAAGATGGTTGACATGCATCCGAAAGAaccactttttctttgctcgcTGTACTCCGGCATCATTAACTTGTGGAACTTTGAGACCCAAGCGCTGCTCAAATCATTTGATACGGGCACGGGACTTCCCGTTCGTTGTGTTCGGTTTATACCCCGATTGCAATCGTTTGCCTGTGGTACGGATGATATGCAAGTCCGTGTATTTAACTATAACACAATGGAGAGGACACGAACCTTTCAGGCTCATGACGATTACATTCGTGGAATTGTTGCACATGAGACTCTTCCGATTTTACTGACATGTTCGGATGACATGACAATTAGACAATGGGATTGGAGTCGTGATTGGGCACTTGTAGAGACTTATGAGGGACATCAACACTACGTTATGGGTATTGCAATGAACCCAAAGGACCCTTCCACATTTGCCACTGCTTCATTGGATTGCACAGTAAAGGTATGGAGTTTGAATAGTCCCGTGTCAAACTTCCAGCTCGAGGGACATGAAGATGGTGTGAATTGTGTGGATTATTATCCGGGAGGTGACAAGCCATATTTATTGAGTGGAGCGGATGATCGTACTGTGCGACTCTGGGACTATCAAACCAAAGCTTGCCTGCAAGTTTTCTCGCATCATACGGCAAATGTCACCGCTGTTCTGTTTCACCCCAGCCAACCGCTATTGTTTACACTTGCAGAGGACATGGAAATGAAGGTGATCACCACCGACACGCACCGTTTAGTACTTAATCTCGATCATTCTCGTATGAATCGTGGTTGGTCCATGACAACGAAGAAACACGCGAGTGCTCTGGTGGTTGGTTATGATGGTGGTACTGTTGTATACAAAGTGGGTGATGACAGGCCCGTTTTTACGATGGATTCCAATGGAAAGATCCTGTTGGTGGTTGGTAATGATGTAAGACGTGTAGATGCAAAGGGCATTCCAGCGGATGTGACTGACGGTGACGTGTTGGCACTTCCTTCGAAGGAAATGGGAACGTTGGAGTCGCGTCCAACCGCTATTGTGTATGGATCCAGTGGGCAGTTCGTAGCAGCGCTTGGGGAAAGTGACTTCACCATACTTTCTTCGCTTTCCATGCGGTCAAAAGCATTCGGTAAATGCATGTCGTTCGTTTGGGGTCCGGACAACGGTTCGTATGCTGTGATGTTGTCGCCTAGGGAGGTACGTATTTACAAAAATTTCAAAGATCGTGGGGCCATATCTCTTGTAGACAGTGCTGAGAGGTTATTTGCTGGACCGCTGCTTGGTGTTTGCACGGCATCCAGCCTAGCGTTTTATGATTGGGCGACGTTAAGTTTTATACGGCAAATTGATGAGAGCCCCAAGGCGGTGCAGTGGACTGAAAACGGTGAGTTTGTTGCGATAGTCACCGATTCAGCCTTCTTTACATTGCGGTTCAATAGTGACGATGTGGTGGATTATTTTGATGCGCATGACTCCACACCGGAGGAGGGGCTTGATTTTGCTTTTGAAGTTGTGGAGGAGGTTATGGAGAGCGCGAAGGAAGTGTTATGGGTAAGTAACTGTGTTGTGTTCATCAACCAAGCGCATCGACTTTGTTATTACGTTGCGGGAGAAATCAACAGCATTGCGGTGGTGTCCCGTGATCAATACCTCCTTGGGTACTTGCCCAAGGAGAACAGGGTTCTTTGCATTGATAAGGACCTGAACATTACAAGTTACCTAATTCCTCTCGGTATAATTGAATGCATGACTGCTGTGGCTCGGGGAGATTTGGTGGCCGTTCAAGCGCTGGTTCCTCCGCTTGGGGCACGTGAGAAATTATTGGTCGCACGTTTCCTGCAGTCAAGGAAATACCTGGAGTTGGCGCTGGAGGTTACATCAGAAGATGACCATCGGTTCGAATTGGCACTGCAACTTGGTCGACTGACGATGGCGGAGGAAATAGCTAAACAATCGGGTTCAGTTGGTCATTGGAAGCAGCTTGCGGACGTGGCACTTACGAAGGGCGCGTTTCAACTGGCGAAGGAGGCCTTATGTAAATGTGGGGATAGTAATGGCCTGCTTTTGCTTTACTCATGCGTGGGTGATATGGAAGCTATTTCAAAGTTGGGTGACACCTGCGTGGCGAATGGGAGGCTAAATATCGCTTTCACTTGTTTCCACCTAACAAGGCGTTACGCAGATAACGTGGATTTGCTTTGCCGCACAGGTAAACTTGCGGAAGCTGCCTTTTACGCTCGCACACACTGCCACGGAAAAGTTGACGAAGTTGTAGAAAAGTGGAAACTGGGGCTTGTCCGACTTCCGCGTGTATCGGAAGCTATTGCGAATCCCACGGCATATCCCAATCTTTTCCCCAACATGCGGATGAACGCACCGGCGGCTGCGGTGGTGGAGGGCAGCACCATTAAATTCGAAAATGATTTAGCGGCGACCAAAAACGGCAGTGCGGTGTTGTCAGCcagtggtgttggtgttggtgttggtggtgacGACGACGAATGGGGTGAGCAGTAA